The Camarhynchus parvulus chromosome 19, STF_HiC, whole genome shotgun sequence genomic sequence CGGCTGCTGGCTGAGCCCATCGATGTCCGCGTAAGGCAGGGCAGCCCGGTAGGTCTCGGTCGTTTTCCACCACAGAGGCAGTCCCAGCACCACGGCGATGGTCGCGAAGGACAGGGCGgcgcgccggccccgcgcccgctcTGCGAGGATAGCGCTCAGCACCGGCCCGGCTCCTCGGGGAGCAGGGTTGGGGAGCCGGGAGACAGCGAACAAACACCGAGCATCCGCGCCCGCCAGTACCTGCCTCATCCGCGGCCAtcgcagccgccgccgccaccaTCTTCACTTCCTGGCCTAGCCGGGGGGGCGTGCCCTGCGCCAGCCCAGCCAATCGGGACTCAGAATACCTAAAGCACCCAATGGGCGCGGCGTGCGCCGCGAGGCGGCACAGACGGGCGGGCAGCGGAACCAATCAGAGCACGTATCGGCCGTGAGGCGGTGAGCTTTGCCCTCTACGAGTGCCGCGGAGGGACCTGTGGCGTCGCTTCCCGTGGGCACCGGAGCAGCGCCGAGTACCGGGACCGGGCGAGGGACAcggagaggggacaggagctcCCCACCCGCCCCATCGCCCTTAGGCGGAGCCCGCCCACCCCCTGCCAAGCTCACGGAGCCTCACGATGTGTGCGGGCGGGCTGAGACCCAGCACAGCTCATTGCGTAAGTGAGCACAACACGCTGCCGGTGATGCCCGGAGCGGCAGGGATGGGACGGAGAGAGAAGGGGGGACAAGAGCTCCCGGGTGCGAGGAAAGAGGCGGCACAGCGCTGTCTCTACCATTTATTCGTTGTTAGGCTATTTGGTACACGGGGTGCACACGGCGAACACAACACAGGCGCCCCAAGGGCGGCAGCGACCAGGACTGCAAAGCTacggcagggcaggggcacccCCAggcctcccctcctgccccccacGCGGcctgccctcctcccctcaCGGCCCGGCCGGAGCCCCCGGCCAAAGGGGCACCCGGGTGGCTCCCCCCAGAGCCCGGCTGAGCCGGACCCCCCATTCCATCTGCGGACATCCCGCGGGGcgctctccccttcccctccccgcGTGGCGGCTCCCCTGGGCGGCTGGGGTGGAAGCGGGGTGTGAGCGGTGgcggggaggggccggggcgggggccggggccggtgGGGTGCCCGGCCGGGGCTCAGTACGCGTGGTTGGCCACGTAGAGGGACTGCCCGGCGGCCCCCGAGTTGTCCCCGCTGCCCTCGTACTTGCCCAGCGCTGCCAGCCCGTTCACCTGCGGGGGAAGGAAAGGTCAGTGGTCATGCTTGGGATGTCACTCAAGGTTCCCaagacactggggacacagcctTCGGGGTCTCCAAGcccatggggacagctggggagcagagcccagggatgtGGCCATTGGCACCTATCATTCCCCTATGGGAACAGCGCTCTCAATGTCCCCCCACAGAGAAAGTACTGTGTCCCTTCCATGGGGTCCTTGGCATCCTATGGGGCACAGCCCTTGGCGTTTTCTCTCAGCCTGTGTGACATAATCCTCAGCCACCCCTCCTCCCATGGGCACACAGTGTCCCCACCTCCCCAGCCCTTGGCACTCCCCTCCCAGGAGGGCCACCCCCATCACCTCTGCACGCTTGACAAACTCCTCGGTGGCAGCTTCAGCGTTGTCCTTCTGCCCGCGCCAGGCGCTGAGCGCCGACGCCTGCAGCGCCCGCCCGTAGGAGAAGGTGAGGGCCCATGGCCGCACCAGCGGGCACGTGTTGATGGCATTGAGGTTGATGGAAGCCTCCTCCTCACTCTGACCTCCAGACAGGAAGGTGACGCCTGTGGAGAGCAGGGTTATGGCACCCGAAGGGACACAGGGGATCGCTCTCCTGGTGTCTGCCACATGCTGGGGCTGGTACCTGGCACGGCTGGGGGCACGGTGCGGCGCAGAGCGGTGACAGTGGCCATGGCGATCTCCTCTGGGCTGTACTTGGTGGGGCAGGAGTGCCCAGGGGTCACCATGTTGGGCTTCAGCAGGGTCCCCTCCAGGTAGATGTGGTGGTCGCTCAGTGCCTTGTAGacagctgccagcacctgggGAGGACAGGCAGCGTGGAGTCTCcctggcatggcatggcatggcacagcACGGTGCCcgccctgctgccaccccaccACTCACCTTCTCCGTCACATACTGGCACCGCTTGAGATCGTGGTCACCATCAGGCAGGATCTCCGGCTCCACGATGGGCACGATGCCGTTCTGCAAACAGCACAACAGCAGATGCCATCACAGTGgtgtccctgggcacccctCAGCCCCATGGGTATGTCGGACAATGCTCAGGCCTGCAGAGCAATGCTCAGCCTCGAGGCTCAAGGCCTGCCTTGGCGGTGATGCCCAGCCCCATGGGGGATGCCCAAGCATGGAGGGTCAGTTCTGGGCCCTATGGGGTAATGTCCAGGTTTGTGAGGTGCACCTAGCAACGCCTGGCCCCATGGATTGACACCTGACCCTCTGGGTGATGCCCGTGCCACGGGGCAATGCCCCATGTCCACCCACGTGAGGTGTTACCCAACAGGGGTTATGTGCAGCCGCTGCGGATGATCCCCAGGGATCACCAGCACTGCACAGGCACAGTGCTGAGCCTCACAGATGTGTGCCCACCCCCGTGGGGCAATACCTGCCCACACAAGTCAATACCATCCTGCCCATCACTGCCCACCCTGTGGGGGGATGGCAGCAGGCACGTACCTGCTGGCAGATGCTGGCATAGCGGGCCAGGACGTTGGCGTTCTCCATGAtggccagagcagagggagtgTGCTCGCTGATCTTCAGCACGCAGCGCCACTTGGCAAAGTCTGCCCCGTCCTTCTTGTACTGGGCACAGCGCTCCCACAGCCCATCCAGACCTGGGGGGCAGCACATCAGCCCCACAGCCACAAACCCCATGGCCCCAAACcctccagccccaaaccccctggctccacaccccacagcccctgcaacACCTACCCTGTGTGGTGGTCTCGCCATCAGTCCCAGCCAGAGGCACAACACCCTTGTCCACCTGTGGAATGAGAGGAAGGTGGCACTGAGCCTCAGCAGCACCCCACAagcaccctgagcaccccaCAAACACACCAAGACACCCCCCCACACCTTGATGCCCACAACGATGCCCTTGTCCTTGATCATCTGGACGAAGGGGGTGCCATCATCAGCCTTCTGGTACATGGTCTCGTGGAAGAAGATGACGCCCCCGATGCATTTCTTCACCCGGCTGTCGGCGCTGAAGAGGATCTGGCGGTACAGCCGGCGATTCTCCTCCGTGTTTTCCACCCCAATCTGGTTGAGGCGCTTGGCcatgctccctgcaggcaccCAGCACCCTCGTCAGCCTCCATCCGGCAAGGGGAAAAGGGGTGGCGGGGCagatttccccccccccaaactgACCTACGGACTCATCAGCTGCCAGGATGCCCTTCCCCGGGGCCACGATACGCTGCGCGATGTCCGACAGCTCCTTCTTCTGCTCGGCCGTCAGCGCGGGGTGTTGGTGCGTCATGGTGGCGGTGGCTGCGAGCGGACGGGGACTGAGTCACGCACCAGCGCGGCGACACCCGAAAccacacacagccccttcccCGGGGAGCCGGGACCCTCACGGGGCTGCCAGCCCGACCCCACCGGCCAGGGCACGTTGTGTAAGCCTCGTGGCAGGGATCGTGGAGGATGCcgggcagctcccagccattttgctgcctgccagcccgcccccagcccagccatctTGAGGGAGCGCAGCTCCGCGGGGACCCACGCAGGACACGAGGGGACCGGGATGGGGGTACCCTGGGGATGGGAATACCCCGCGAGGAACGGAAACCACCCGAGGATGGGGGTGCCGGGGGGGCGGAAATACTccgggaaaaggggaaagagaaaccCCATGGAGGCTCTACCTGAGTCTGGAGTTAGCCGGACTTTGGGGTACCCCGGAGACGGAGATACTCCATAGTCGGGAATAACCGCGGGGAGGTTACGCGGGCGATGACGATAACACGGGCATGGGGATACCGGGGGACGGAAATAGCCCGGGAATGGGGACGGAGCCGACCCAGGGCGGCACAACCCAGGGATGGAGGTACCCAAAGTTTGGGGTACTCCAAGGATGGCGATAGCCCAGGGCTGGCGCCGTCGTGGGGCCGGTGATGCCCCCAGGAGCCGGGGCGCTCGATCCCCCGGCCAGCACCGTAGGAAGTCGAGCTCCACCAGCGCAGGAGGAGTATCCTCGATCCCCCCAAACCACCAATACCCCCATGCCCGGGGGTCTCTCTGCCCTGGAGCCCCCCAGCGCGGACCGACCCCCGGGATGCCGCGCGGAATCACCCGGGAGGCTCGGCGGGGctgccgcctcccgccgccgggACCCCCCGGCTGTTCCCCGAGCAGCTCCCCCCGGCCCTCCGGCTCTCCCCGACCCCAGGCTCCCCCGTACCGTGTCGGGCGGTGGCGACGAGTACGGACTGCGGGCTGCGCGCTCTCGCCCCGCCGTAAATGTGGCTGCGGTGCCGCAGAGCTACGTGACCGGCGGGGCGGCACCGGGCAGGACCGGCCCCAtgccccgccccggcccgcccccgccACCGCCCGCTCCCCCCGCCGGCTTCGGCCCCCCCTCCCACCGGGGTCGTGCCCCCCGCCGGAGACAACTCCCAGGCTGCTGGCGACCCTAAGGTGACAATCCCAGGCTGGGGACCCCACTGTGTCACCCCTTTGCAACGCCTTGCTGGTGATGGGGACCCCTCTGTTCTCCCCCTGCCACcgcacagggacacagctgagTCACCCCTTGTCATAGGAAGGCCCCCTCATGCCACCCAGGCACTCCACTGTGCCATCTCCAGTTGCTGCTGGAGACCCCTCTGTCCCACCACCCCAGCTTGGTTATGGGCAGGGACCTCTGCCACCCCCTGCTGCTGATGgggaccctgctgtgcccccctATTGCTACTGCCAAGTAAGGACAGCGACCCCTCCGTGccacccccaggctgtgccccctATTTCCACTATTATCTAAAAACAGACTTTCCTTCATCACCTCTGGACCAGGGACCCCCTTGTGCCGCCCCCAGGCTGGGGTCACTGTTACTGTGCAGGATATCCCATCTAGGCCACCTCTGTGCCCAGGAACCACAGCACTGAGCCCCAGACCCTCCaggacagggtggggacacTCACAGGAGACCAAGCCCCTAAAAAACCACCCTGAGCCGGCACAGGGACAATACCAGTGTCCCCACTCGCCCCACGGGGACAGCTGTCAGGGCCCCGCTGTGCTGAATCCCGCCGTAAAAGGAGGCTCAGCCGCCCTGTGTGGCCCTAATCCAGGGAAGGGAGCACAtctccctgcatcccacagccgGGGCCCCCCACTGCCGGCCTTGCACCTCGGAGGCTGTACCCGACCCCGCGGGgtcacagggcagggaggaaggcagggccagggagcagagggcactcCTTCCCCACGAGCCACCCACGCACCCAGGAcatgcaggcacagccccaaaCATTTCCCGGGTAGATAAATCGGTGCCAGCGCCCCACGTGTCACGGCACCCGCCCCACACAGAGCGGCATGGCtgtggcagagggcaggggaaggtgatTTCCGTCCCCCTTGGGCAGGAGAAAGAGGCCATTAAAAACCAGATCACTTGTTGGAGCGCTGCTATTTTGGGCCATcacaggggagggagggtgCCGCGTGGTCCCCATGGCGGTGGGGAGCATCCTTGGGGTCAGGAACACCGGGAGGGGGATCCCGCAGGAGCTGCCCCCGCAGGGAAGAAGGGAGGTGAggttggagctgtgctgggagctggggagcccCTAAGGGAGCCCCCCCCTACTCCGTGCAGCATCAGCGACCAAGGGGGgttgggagcaggagctggcagagctcccagcacttGCTGAGCCATGGGATGCTGcgtgctggagccaggctgggagggggaaaCATCCTCGTGCAACAGGCGTGTGCCCACAGCCCCGTGATGAGGGTGCAGGATCCAACCTCTGGAACCATCCCTGCGATAAGGAGAGGAATCCAACCTCTGGAACAAGTTCCACACAACAGGCTCGTGCCCGCAGCCCTATGATGGGGTGCAGGGTCCAGACAagcccctgcagagcagggcagggagggaatctagggcaggaggaggagcagggagcaggggagggaagcTGGCTCAGCCCGGGCACTCTGGCTGCTGCCGGGGCCGCAGGGTGGGAGCCTGGGGAACGCGGTCCCTTATTGAGAGCAAACACTGGCAGAGAGGGGGGGACGTGTTCCCCGCCAACAAGGAGAGGCCCTGgggtggcagggagctgtgccacgGCCCCGTGACAGAACAGGAACAACCGGCACAGGCTGGACAAGTTGTCCCCAcccacagcaccaggagctTCCTGAAtgcacacagcaggcagggtAAAAGCCAACACAACTTTATTCAATAAATAATTACAACATTAACAACAGGAAAGGTTTCGGGCTACAGGCTATAGCGGCTCAGCAGCTTCCTTGCTGGCTGGCTTCAGGCCCAGGTAGCgcagcaggctctggagctcCTGGCAACCCAGAGTCACCTCAGGGAGAGCCGACAGGacctgggaacagcagcagcaacagtgTTTGGGCTGGTGGTGTTGTAGTCACAGCAAGGGTAAGAAATAAACTGTAAATCTCACCTCTTTTATCTTCTCCTGCATCTCCTCGTGGGTTCTCAGCACTTTCTGAGTATGATGGAACTTCATCTCCAGCCCTCGGACCTGTGGTGGTGGGAGATGTCCGTCAGGACTCTGCTCCAAACTTGGGCAGGGACCAGCCCAGAAGGGAGAGGGGACCACTGCCCAGGTcaggagggttggaactaggtgaCCTTTAtagtcccttccaacccaaaccattctgattctATGACTGGAGCCAGAACAGCCCTTTGAAGCTCGCCATACCTGCTCCAGGTACTTGTCAGTGAGCCGTATGTTCTCATCCTCTTTTTCCACGAGCAGCAGCCGCAGTTTATCCACCTGCAAAAGGAGCAAGCCCTGCTGAGATCCCTGTGGGGGAAAGCTCTGAAGTGGGGGACAGGGCGGGAGGAGCAAGGTCTGCAGAGGTCTCCTTGTCCATGGTGGGGTGACATgaggagccctgcagccccccccaGTCTCACCTCCCGCCTCAGCATGACACGCTCCTGGACGTAGGCAGTGTCCACCTGGTGCTCCTTGCCCCTCATCTCCTCCCACAGCACCTTGGCCTCTGTCTCTGCACGCTGGAGCAAGCGCTTCAGCTCGGACACTTCTGCCTTCAGCCTCTACAGGGGAACAAGGGATGCTGGGAGGGGTCCTGTGCCCGGCAGCCCCCCAGGGTGCTGCCCACCCATGCCCCCCTCACACACCATGACTTCCCCACTCTTGTCGATGAGTTGCAACATCTTCTCTTCCTGCTGTTTCACCAcgtcctgcagctccttctcatTCTGACAGGGAGGAAGAAGCAGGGtcaggcagtgcccagccctggccacccccagcacccagaACGGGTTTTCTCGTGTTGGAGGAGGTCAGACAAGCCAGGAGCACCCATGGGGCGTCACCAGATTTCTCCATGTCCTAGATCAGCGCCCGTCCCAGTTCGGCTCTGCCCTGGGGTGAGCGCTGGCCCACTTCTGACTTACCTCAAGCTTGGTCCTCAGTGCCTTGTTCAGCTTGGCAATGGTGGCAGCCTGGGCATCCACCTTCTCCTGGCTCTCAGCTGTCACTGTCTCCAGGCGGAGCTGCAGgtcagagctgggagaggacagTGGTGGTGAGTGGGTCAGCCAAGCACAGCACCAGGTACCAAACCCCTCCTGGGCATGTCCCTGGGCCCATGGTGAGAGAAGACACCTggtccagcccagccagctggAAAAAGCCCATCAAGCCATGACAGAAGTCTAATCCAGGTCTGGGAAGAGGCAAACCCAGgcaggctgcctgcaggaaaGGCCATGCCCAGGACAGTGATGCCCCTGCTCAACCCTTGACACGAGCCCACTCTGAACTCACATCTCTGTCTGCAGTGCCCTGAACTCGCTCTGCTCCAGTTCCTGGATGCGGGAGCTCAGCATGGCAAGGCTGGAGACCACAGCTCTCAGTTCCTTCACGCTGTCCAGCAGAGTGTCCTCAGGATCTGCAGGCAGGAAAGAGCCTTGTGAGCAACACAGAGGGAACATCAACCCCAGGGCACACAAAGGCGTGCCTGCTCatccctctgcacagcagccctgcagcttcaGAGCAGGGTCCCAGACAGGGTGACAGCCCCAATACCTATTGCCTTTGACACAGATGCAACTTTGTCCTTGGCAACTGTACTCCCACTTCTGCTGGTTTCATTGGCATCTGCGAGAGGAGaggacagcagctgtgcccagccctgcacatccCCCAGCATGAGAGGGAGCAATCTCCATCCTAGgactccccaaaacccagagaGGGGGTGCCAGCCCACCTTTCCCTGCCACAGCTTTCAGGACACTGCCCACGAAGGAGCTGCCGGCGTGGTGCGGGGTGTGGCACGCTGGGGTGTGGAAGGCTGGGGTGCGGAATGCCGGGGTCCAGGCGCGGCGTGGGGTCTGCCAGCCCGGGGTCCGGGGGCCTGGGGTCCAGGCTTTGCTTCTCAATGgagcatcatcatcatcatccttcagaggggaaggagagtACAGCACCAGAGTGCAGCTTGTGACTGTCCCAGCAAACACAGGGTCTCAAAGCCATGCCATGGAGAGCCACCAATGTGTGATCCCCGCCACCAGGCCATCCTGTTGTGctggtccccagcacagggctccctACCTGCTCTTCCAGAGCAGCCTTGAGGCAGTCAGCGAGCTCCTGCAACCGCATCTTGCTCTCCATAATGTCCGTGGAGCACCAAGAAACTTTGTTCCTCTTTGTCTGCAAGCTGAGGAGCTCGGCCTTGGTGCTGTCCAGCTCCTTGCTGAGGGCAGCCTGCTCTTCCCTGTGGGATGGCATCagcctcagcaggagcagcatttcccttcttcagtgtgggatggggacaggccTGCCTCTGACCATGAACCAGCAATGGTGCAAATCCCACAGATTTAGGCAGCTTCCCTCAAGATGGGATCTGCTAGCCTTCCTCACAGCCTCTCCCACCCACCTGGACCACCACActtggctggagcagcagcggCCAAAATGTCCCCTCTGACACCCCAGGAAGGGCTTGATTTCCCAAAAATAGAGGGGTTTGAGTGGAGCTGGTGAGGGGGGCAGTACCGCAGGCGTTGGTGGGACTCCAtcagctccttgtgctgcaggACACGCTCCTGCAGCGTGGCTAGCGTGGAGTTCAGCCTGCcctccacctccagcagctgcgTGCGGCACATTTGGTTCTCCTGATCCAGGAACTGTaagggggtggggggacacAGCCGTGAGCAGCCAAGCAGAGACCCGAGGGGGCTCATTGGGAcccccagcacagaccctcCCATGCCTCAGGGCGCTGTTTCTAATCAGGGGCAGCTTTATCCCAGCAGCCCAAACCCTACAAACCAGTTTACTGGGGACAtagcacaggctgggggacagCTCCATGCCTGCAGGGGAAACTTATCTCCAAGAGCTGCCCAGCCCCCTCCCTGGGAATCCCTGCCGGGCAGGATGAAAAGCTGCGCTACGTGCGGGATGTCAACCGCCCTCACCAGCTCATCCCCCTCCGTAGGAGGGCTAATCCCGCTCCTGGCCATCTGCCAGCCTTCCCAGAGAGGAGAGGCCGTGATGGGGGCCGGCAGCGCCTGACAAGGTCAGGCAGCTCCTACCTCCCGGCACTCGGTggcctcccccagctcctggcacagctcctggcactcctgctgcagggagttCCTCTCCTGAGCCAGCCTGAGGGGATGGGATAGGATCAGGGGGTGCTGTATTTTGGGGGCCAGAGGTGGGATAGGCTCAGGACATCAGGGCTCAAACCCACTGGGCCATCTCCTCCCACTGCTTCTCgttctcctgctgcagtgcatCCCGCTCCTGCTCCATGCTGGCCAGATTTATCATCACGGAGCTCAGGTCTGCGAGGGACAGAGCTGTCAGCcaggggggacaggggcagtggggatggggcagctccagccccagcatcccccaCCCCTACCTTTGCCCAGGCGTGAGTTGGCCACtgtcagctgctccagctgagcctctgtgtcctgcagggtcACCATGGTCTTCTCCAGCTGGCAGGATGCCTGTGGAGACACAGTTCTTGTTCTGGGGTGCTCTTCCCCATGGGGTGTTCTCACACCAAGGCGTGCCCCAAGTCACTCCGTGCCTCAGACACCTCAAAGCACTGAGAGGAGGCACCCCTGTACCTCCTCCTTGGCTTGAAGAGCTTCCTTTGCTTGTTCCCGTGTGGCAGCCAGCTCCtccaagcagctctgcagcttgcCAGGCACACGCTCCAACAGGGCATGGGACTGGGACACCAGGGCCCTCATCTGCTCCCGCTGGGAAGGGAGACAgcaccaggcagagctcagcatggCACTGCCATGGCACTGTCCTGCTGTGTGACCAGGGACAGGTCATGGCACCCGGGGCACAGAGcactggcagggcagtgaggggcTGAGCACCCACAGGACACCCCTCACCTCCTCATCCAGGGCCCTCCTTTCATTCTCCAGATTTTCAAAGGTGACATCTAAGAATTCTCGGAAAGACTGTGCCTCAGCAGACAGGGATGCCTGTAGGGTAGGAGGAATGAGTCAGCACTGCTGTGGTAGAAAAGCCACATTTAATGGCCATGAAGGAAGACAAGTACCAGCCCTGAGGCCAAatctgcagcagcttcccagcagcagcaccagaaaaCCTCTGGTGCCCCCAAGCCCATCACAGAGCATCACCCAAGCTCAGGACGTGGCAATGCCCTACCAGCCCCGATCCAGCGTGGGTAGCTGGGGTAGCACCACCCTCAGTACCTGCAGGTTGATGGCTTGGGCCAGCAGTGTGCTCAGCTCTTGCTGGGAGGCCAGGCTCTGGTCACGGGCATTGATCTGGGCACTGGCGTGGGCACAGAAAGCCTCCAGGAAGAGATATCCCTGCAGAGGAGAGGATCCTGCTCCAGCCATGCTGTCACACAAGGGGAAACTCCCAGGAGCCATCCCTGCACCAGTCCAGGactcctgctcccagggggGCACAGCCCGTGCCAAAAATACATCCAGAGAGCTCCATCACACAGCACTTCTTGTCTTCCACATTgggattttcttcctctgggaTGCCAGGGAGATTCTCATCCCCAGAAATGGGTGGAGATGCAGGATGCCCCACCAAAGGCATGAGGACAGCTGAGACTGCCTCGACCCCACAACAGCTGCCCCCTTACCTGATCCTTGGCTCGTAGGGCTTCATCCACTCGCTGCCTGATGGCATCCCGCTcttccaggcagctctgcacctTGCTGGGAGCACtctcaggcacagcctggcactgggacacCAGGGTCCTCTCCTGCTCCCGCTGTGGGAGGTGACAGCACCGTGAGGCACCAGGTACAGCTGCTGTGAGTGCCAACAGGTCTCCCAGAAcccaggggaaaggggaagcagagggatgTGTGGGAGCTCACCTCCTGCTCAAGGGCTCCCTGCTCATCCTGCAAGCTCCGAAAAGCGGCATCTGCGAGGCCCCGGAACAggaggctctggctgctccaggtgctctgGGGAAGGGACAAGGACAGTGGCTGAGATCTGGCACACTCATGGCCAGTGACAGCCACCAGgcacccagctccagctgcagatcCCACTCCACTCCCCACTGCCACCGCACAGCCTCTGCTTTCCTCCgcagcacaaggc encodes the following:
- the ALDOC gene encoding fructose-bisphosphate aldolase C, encoding MTHQHPALTAEQKKELSDIAQRIVAPGKGILAADESVGSMAKRLNQIGVENTEENRRLYRQILFSADSRVKKCIGGVIFFHETMYQKADDGTPFVQMIKDKGIVVGIKVDKGVVPLAGTDGETTTQGLDGLWERCAQYKKDGADFAKWRCVLKISEHTPSALAIMENANVLARYASICQQNGIVPIVEPEILPDGDHDLKRCQYVTEKVLAAVYKALSDHHIYLEGTLLKPNMVTPGHSCPTKYSPEEIAMATVTALRRTVPPAVPGVTFLSGGQSEEEASINLNAINTCPLVRPWALTFSYGRALQASALSAWRGQKDNAEAATEEFVKRAEVNGLAALGKYEGSGDNSGAAGQSLYVANHAY
- the SPAG5 gene encoding sperm-associated antigen 5, which gives rise to MATPIHLPITGRGPAPTVAPRGDARGAQPIRAARGFQTGGARAAAGPDREPGPRPRPTSKPQPRGPGRDRDQLQPGGAEVDSYRSRSRGRYREHCRAMRRAKTPAAQQRPRRAPLQELQLQSGADRTSLTPLLRRLRLKHNTSAHHSHWNQHDPSALYGHGHQHDPVLSMATGTFMTPRDVWERSMNTSRGSLPCAKDSAAETDSLLWHCPREQLKTLPRAELEGRLESTLIIIEALSLQLRDWQESQRPRSGVGPARQRDVLTQTDTTHPEESTWSSQSLLFRGLADAAFRSLQDEQGALEQEREQERTLVSQCQAVPESAPSKVQSCLEERDAIRQRVDEALRAKDQGYLFLEAFCAHASAQINARDQSLASQQELSTLLAQAINLQASLSAEAQSFREFLDVTFENLENERRALDEEREQMRALVSQSHALLERVPGKLQSCLEELAATREQAKEALQAKEEASCQLEKTMVTLQDTEAQLEQLTVANSRLGKDLSSVMINLASMEQERDALQQENEKQWEEMAQLAQERNSLQQECQELCQELGEATECREFLDQENQMCRTQLLEVEGRLNSTLATLQERVLQHKELMESHQRLREEQAALSKELDSTKAELLSLQTKRNKVSWCSTDIMESKMRLQELADCLKAALEEQDDDDDAPLRSKAWTPGPRTPGWQTPRRAWTPAFRTPAFHTPACHTPHHAGSSFVGSVLKAVAGKDANETSRSGSTVAKDKVASVSKAIDPEDTLLDSVKELRAVVSSLAMLSSRIQELEQSEFRALQTEISDLQLRLETVTAESQEKVDAQAATIAKLNKALRTKLENEKELQDVVKQQEEKMLQLIDKSGEVMRLKAEVSELKRLLQRAETEAKVLWEEMRGKEHQVDTAYVQERVMLRREVDKLRLLLVEKEDENIRLTDKYLEQVRGLEMKFHHTQKVLRTHEEMQEKIKEVLSALPEVTLGCQELQSLLRYLGLKPASKEAAEPL